The Caulobacter sp. FWC26 genome contains a region encoding:
- a CDS encoding electron transfer flavoprotein-ubiquinone oxidoreductase encodes MSEDLERESMEYDVVIVGGGPAGLSAAIRLKQMAAKAGTDISVALLEKGSEVGAHILSGAVIDPKGLAELFPNWKEEGAPLETPVTKDRFKLLGPQGELSLPMFAMPPFMHNHGCYIASLANLTRWLAGKAEELGVEIYPGFAASELVWNDDGSVKGVVVGVVGIGKDGEKKPDYQPGMELHGKYVFIAEGVRGSLAKQLIAKFKLDEGKSPQKYGIGIKELWQVPPENHQPGLAEHTTGWPLDDKTGGGSFMYHFGDNYVAIGYVVHLNYKNPWLSPFDEFQRFKQHPSVRPHLEGGKRIAYGARAITEGGYQSVPKLTFPGGALIGCSAGFVNVPRIKGSHNAVKTGMLAAEAAFEAVQAGRASDELGAYQASYEKSWVAKELKVVRNAKPLLGKFGTALGGAFGMLDMWTNHLLGFSFFGTLKHDKTDAASTGLAKDYKPIVYPKPDGVISFDKLSSVFLSATNHEEDQPAHLRLKDPSVPIQVNLPKYGEPARLYCPAGVYEVLYNEQGTDPRFQINAQNCVHCKTCDIKDPSQNIVWTTPEGGGGPNYPNM; translated from the coding sequence ATGAGCGAAGACCTCGAACGCGAGTCGATGGAATACGACGTCGTCATCGTCGGCGGTGGTCCCGCAGGCCTTTCGGCGGCGATCCGGCTGAAACAGATGGCCGCCAAGGCCGGAACCGACATCTCGGTCGCCCTGCTGGAAAAGGGCTCGGAAGTCGGCGCCCACATCCTGTCGGGCGCGGTCATCGATCCCAAGGGCTTGGCCGAGCTCTTCCCGAACTGGAAGGAAGAGGGCGCGCCGCTGGAGACGCCGGTCACCAAGGACCGCTTCAAGCTGCTGGGGCCGCAAGGCGAGCTCAGCCTGCCGATGTTCGCCATGCCGCCGTTCATGCACAATCACGGCTGCTACATCGCCTCCCTGGCCAATCTGACCCGCTGGCTGGCCGGCAAGGCCGAAGAGCTGGGCGTCGAGATCTATCCTGGTTTCGCGGCTTCGGAGCTCGTCTGGAACGACGACGGCTCGGTGAAGGGCGTGGTGGTCGGCGTGGTCGGCATCGGCAAGGACGGCGAGAAGAAGCCTGATTACCAGCCTGGCATGGAACTGCACGGCAAGTACGTGTTCATCGCCGAGGGCGTGCGCGGCTCGCTAGCCAAGCAGTTGATCGCCAAATTCAAGCTGGACGAAGGCAAGTCGCCGCAGAAGTACGGCATCGGCATCAAGGAGCTGTGGCAGGTGCCGCCGGAGAACCACCAGCCGGGCCTGGCCGAGCACACCACCGGCTGGCCGCTGGACGATAAGACAGGCGGCGGCAGCTTCATGTACCACTTCGGGGACAACTACGTGGCCATCGGCTACGTCGTGCACCTGAACTACAAGAACCCTTGGCTGTCGCCATTCGACGAATTCCAGCGCTTCAAGCAACACCCCTCTGTCCGTCCCCACCTGGAAGGCGGCAAGCGTATCGCCTACGGCGCTCGCGCCATAACCGAGGGCGGTTATCAGTCGGTGCCGAAGCTGACCTTCCCGGGTGGGGCGCTGATCGGCTGCTCGGCCGGCTTCGTCAACGTGCCGCGCATCAAGGGCAGCCATAACGCTGTCAAGACCGGCATGTTGGCCGCCGAGGCCGCGTTCGAGGCGGTTCAGGCCGGTCGCGCCAGTGACGAGCTGGGCGCCTATCAAGCGTCCTACGAAAAGTCGTGGGTGGCCAAGGAGCTGAAGGTTGTCCGCAACGCCAAGCCGCTGCTGGGCAAGTTCGGCACGGCGCTGGGCGGCGCGTTCGGCATGCTCGACATGTGGACCAACCACCTGCTGGGCTTCTCGTTCTTTGGCACGCTGAAGCACGACAAGACCGACGCGGCCTCTACCGGCTTGGCCAAGGACTACAAGCCGATCGTCTATCCCAAGCCGGACGGGGTGATCAGCTTCGACAAGCTGAGCTCGGTGTTCCTGTCGGCGACCAACCACGAGGAAGACCAGCCGGCGCACCTGCGCCTGAAGGATCCTTCGGTGCCGATCCAGGTGAACCTGCCCAAGTACGGCGAGCCTGCACGCCTCTACTGCCCGGCCGGCGTCTATGAGGTGCTCTACAACGAGCAGGGAACCGATCCGCGCTTCCAGATCAACGCGCAGAACTGCGTCCACTGCAAAACCTGCGACATCAAGGACCCGTCGCAGAACATCGTCTGGACCACGCCGGAAGGCGGCGGCGGTCCGAACTACCCGAACATGTAA
- a CDS encoding YciI family protein has protein sequence MLYAILCYNQEDVVCAWSKEEDEAVMQKLGAVQQRLAEEGRLGPVARLMPTTAATTLRKDREPPLVLDGPFAETKEQLLGFYVVDCESLDGALKVAKDLGKANPGGSYEIRPIAMFQPGSAGA, from the coding sequence ATGCTTTACGCCATTCTTTGCTACAACCAAGAGGACGTCGTCTGCGCCTGGTCCAAGGAAGAGGACGAGGCGGTGATGCAGAAGCTCGGCGCGGTGCAACAGCGTCTGGCGGAGGAGGGGCGGCTGGGCCCCGTCGCCCGCCTGATGCCGACCACGGCGGCCACCACCCTGCGCAAGGACCGCGAACCGCCCCTGGTGCTGGACGGTCCCTTCGCCGAGACCAAGGAGCAACTGCTCGGCTTCTATGTCGTCGACTGCGAATCTCTGGACGGCGCGCTCAAGGTCGCCAAGGACCTGGGCAAGGCCAATCCCGGCGGGTCCTACGAGATCCGTCCGATCGCGATGTTCCAGCCCGGTTCCGCCGGCGCGTGA
- a CDS encoding uracil-DNA glycosylase, producing MSLPVDQRAVESLLAFWADAGVEALYADAPIDRLAEGAAMLRAKSQPPPPTPVARPGLVSARSPDVASAVAAAKVAAAACQDLDSLAAAIAAFDGCPLKGQGAKQAVFSRGVSDAALMIIGEGPGADEDAQGQPFVGRAGKLLDRMLQAAGLEGRVFITNTVFWRPPGNRTPTPQEQATCAPFVERAIALVKPKMLLLAGGASAKAMLKRDEGILSMRGRWFEWVSEDQSLELPALPTLHPAFLLRTPAQKKKAWQDLLTLTERLDRPERPH from the coding sequence ATGAGCCTCCCCGTCGATCAACGCGCCGTCGAAAGCCTGCTGGCCTTCTGGGCTGATGCGGGGGTCGAGGCCCTGTACGCCGATGCGCCCATTGATCGCCTCGCTGAGGGCGCGGCGATGCTCCGCGCCAAGAGCCAACCGCCCCCGCCAACGCCGGTCGCCCGGCCCGGGCTGGTCTCAGCGCGCTCGCCCGACGTCGCCTCGGCGGTCGCCGCAGCCAAGGTCGCCGCCGCCGCTTGCCAGGATCTCGATAGCCTCGCCGCCGCCATCGCCGCCTTTGACGGCTGCCCGCTCAAGGGCCAGGGCGCCAAGCAGGCCGTGTTCTCGCGCGGCGTGAGCGACGCGGCGCTGATGATCATCGGCGAAGGCCCCGGCGCCGATGAAGACGCTCAAGGTCAGCCGTTCGTCGGCCGCGCTGGCAAGCTACTCGATCGGATGCTGCAGGCCGCCGGACTCGAAGGGCGGGTGTTCATCACCAACACCGTCTTTTGGCGCCCGCCGGGCAACCGCACGCCGACGCCGCAGGAGCAGGCCACGTGCGCGCCGTTCGTCGAGCGGGCGATCGCGCTGGTGAAGCCCAAGATGCTGCTGCTCGCCGGCGGAGCCTCGGCCAAGGCGATGCTCAAGCGCGACGAAGGCATTCTCTCGATGCGAGGACGCTGGTTTGAGTGGGTCTCCGAGGATCAGTCGCTCGAGCTTCCGGCCCTGCCGACACTGCACCCGGCCTTCCTGCTGCGGACACCCGCGCAGAAGAAGAAGGCCTGGCAAGACCTGCTGACCCTGACCGAACGGCTTGATCGCCCCGAGCGCCCGCACTAA
- a CDS encoding RNA polymerase sigma factor: MTEFSWIEGAIAAARPQAMAALLRYFRDMDAAEEAFQDACLRALKAWPRNGPPRDPTAWLIMVGRNAAIDAVRKTSRHTVLPSEHLLSDLEDAEVEAAERLDSAHYRDDVLRLLFICCHPDLPATQQIALALRIVSGLSVREIARAFVVSEAAMEQRITRAKAKIGAGNAPFEAPGPVERAERLAAVAAMIYLVFNEGYAASGKAVEAKGGLCDEAIRLARLLLRLFPAEPEMMGLTALLLIQHARSDARFATDGAAILLEDQDRSLWNRGMIDEGLALIDKAILKRAPGPYQVQAAIAALHARAPRPRDTDWAGIDRLYATLEVMQPSPVVTLNRAVAVAKVRGPNAALEMIHPLGARLDAYFPYHGARGAFLLQAGRRDEARQAFDRAIALANTAAEAASIRQYLDRVAAEGGEGI, encoded by the coding sequence GTGACCGAGTTCAGCTGGATCGAGGGCGCGATCGCGGCTGCTCGGCCCCAAGCCATGGCGGCGCTGCTTCGCTATTTCCGCGACATGGACGCCGCCGAGGAGGCCTTTCAGGACGCCTGCCTGCGCGCCTTGAAAGCTTGGCCAAGGAATGGTCCGCCTCGCGATCCAACCGCATGGCTGATCATGGTCGGCCGTAACGCCGCCATCGACGCGGTTCGCAAGACCAGCCGCCATACGGTGCTGCCTTCCGAGCACCTGCTCTCCGATCTGGAAGACGCCGAGGTCGAGGCGGCCGAAAGGCTGGACAGCGCGCACTATCGCGACGATGTGCTGCGGCTGCTGTTCATCTGCTGCCATCCGGACCTGCCAGCCACGCAGCAGATCGCCTTGGCGCTGCGGATCGTCTCAGGCCTCTCGGTGAGGGAGATCGCGCGGGCCTTCGTCGTCAGCGAGGCGGCTATGGAGCAACGCATCACCCGGGCGAAGGCCAAGATCGGCGCAGGAAACGCGCCGTTCGAGGCGCCGGGCCCCGTCGAGCGCGCCGAGCGGCTCGCGGCTGTGGCGGCGATGATCTACCTGGTTTTCAACGAGGGCTATGCCGCGAGCGGGAAGGCCGTAGAGGCCAAGGGCGGTTTGTGTGACGAGGCGATCCGCCTCGCGCGCCTGCTTCTACGCCTGTTCCCCGCCGAACCGGAGATGATGGGGCTGACCGCGCTGCTGCTGATCCAGCACGCGCGTTCCGACGCGCGTTTCGCCACCGACGGAGCGGCGATCCTGTTGGAGGATCAGGACCGAAGTCTCTGGAATCGCGGGATGATTGATGAGGGCTTGGCTCTGATCGACAAGGCCATCCTCAAGCGTGCGCCGGGGCCTTATCAGGTTCAGGCCGCCATCGCCGCGCTGCACGCGCGCGCGCCGAGACCTCGGGACACCGACTGGGCGGGCATAGACCGACTCTACGCCACGCTGGAGGTCATGCAACCGTCGCCGGTGGTCACCCTGAATCGCGCGGTCGCCGTCGCCAAGGTTCGCGGACCCAACGCAGCGCTCGAAATGATCCACCCCCTTGGCGCCCGGCTTGACGCGTATTTCCCGTACCATGGCGCGCGGGGCGCGTTTCTGCTTCAGGCTGGCCGCCGGGACGAGGCGCGCCAAGCGTTCGACCGCGCTATCGCCTTGGCCAACACGGCGGCCGAAGCGGCCAGCATTCGCCAATACCTTGATCGAGTCGCAGCCGAGGGCGGAGAGGGCATTTAG
- a CDS encoding PA0069 family radical SAM protein, with protein MAEAAKLGPAARGRGAKSNRTGRFESQVREAFDDGWSADEEPAQLVTQLQAMKSRTIIARNQSPDVGFDRSINPYRGCSHGCIYCYARPAHAYLGLSPGLDFESKIFFKPQAGELLAKELSKSGYKPATIHIGGDTDPYQPDEKSLRVTRQVIETLERFGHPFTLITKSALILRDLDVLSRMAARGLTRVAISITTLDRRLARSMEPRAATPGKRVEAVRRLTEAGVSVTVMFAPAIPGLNDHEVEAVLEAAAKAGARGAGYVALRLPREIAQLFEEWLEADHPDRARKVMSLVRQIRSGEVYRAAWGDRMVGDGPVAEVLRQRFHLAVKKFGLDQPWTALDISQFKPPRPAGAQMDLFG; from the coding sequence ATGGCAGAGGCAGCGAAACTCGGACCCGCCGCGCGAGGACGCGGCGCCAAATCCAACCGAACAGGACGCTTCGAATCGCAGGTGCGCGAGGCTTTCGATGATGGTTGGAGCGCGGACGAGGAGCCCGCCCAGCTCGTCACGCAGCTCCAGGCCATGAAGTCGCGGACCATCATCGCTCGCAACCAAAGCCCGGACGTGGGCTTTGATCGGTCGATCAATCCGTATCGCGGGTGCAGCCACGGCTGCATCTACTGCTATGCCCGGCCGGCTCACGCCTATCTGGGCCTGTCGCCGGGCCTGGATTTCGAGAGCAAGATCTTCTTCAAGCCACAGGCTGGCGAGCTGCTTGCCAAGGAACTGTCCAAGTCAGGCTACAAACCCGCTACGATCCATATCGGCGGCGACACCGACCCCTATCAGCCGGATGAAAAGAGCCTGCGTGTCACCCGACAGGTGATCGAGACCTTGGAGCGCTTTGGTCACCCATTCACGCTGATCACCAAGTCCGCGCTGATCCTGCGCGACCTGGATGTGCTGAGCCGCATGGCTGCGCGAGGACTTACCCGCGTCGCGATCTCGATCACCACCTTGGATCGTCGCCTGGCGCGGAGCATGGAGCCGCGCGCGGCCACGCCCGGCAAACGGGTGGAGGCAGTGCGACGGCTCACTGAGGCGGGCGTGTCGGTGACCGTCATGTTCGCGCCGGCTATTCCAGGGCTGAACGACCATGAGGTCGAGGCGGTGCTGGAAGCGGCCGCCAAGGCGGGCGCGCGCGGCGCTGGCTATGTCGCGCTGCGCCTGCCCCGCGAGATCGCCCAGTTATTTGAGGAATGGCTCGAAGCCGACCACCCTGATCGCGCCCGCAAGGTGATGTCCTTGGTTCGGCAGATCCGGTCCGGCGAAGTCTACCGGGCCGCGTGGGGGGATCGAATGGTCGGCGACGGTCCTGTCGCAGAGGTTCTGCGGCAACGGTTTCACCTGGCGGTCAAGAAGTTCGGCCTCGATCAGCCGTGGACGGCGCTGGACATTAGCCAGTTTAAGCCGCCCCGACCGGCCGGCGCACAGATGGATCTCTTCGGTTAA
- a CDS encoding lytic transglycosylase domain-containing protein, with protein sequence MLLQLWARLLAVLSAFVLSVTALAAQASGLEPLSPDDVRYYRAAFAAADRGDFDSAEAAFANTRDRSLAGRLAFAKIMHPTRYSASYAELTRWLDSYSEEAGADRVYTLALKRKPNGKRVAAPPVPSLFIADESGPPPADKGRAARETYYSGDVKQALALAIAGGERWIAGLSAIRLGDAAQAQAFFEQVADDEHEDEWLRAAGAFWAARAASQQGHGGQARDLLVKAAQAPHTFYGMIAGRQLALAGVSVPEPQEDPIATLLSRAAYTGPNTESLNALVTADPRARRAAALAQIGRWREAGQELRAGLSLADTESLRADWTTLALALNAKAPLNAGRPVRRVGGEDYPLPPLDPVGGFTIDKAMVYALVRQESRFDPLAVSNAGAVGLMQVRPVSAADVVGDDKLRTDSTPLFDPAFNLRAGQDYFTWLMDRGLKSPDVLRAVAAYNGGPATLNRTLAQLGADCDSLLLIESLPFKETRNYVEKVMASYWTYRRLMGAENRTLDAVASGARTVDFRLDPQVEMPTTIDQLMAQLP encoded by the coding sequence TTGCTTTTGCAGCTTTGGGCTCGCCTTCTGGCCGTTTTGTCGGCCTTCGTGCTGTCCGTGACCGCCCTGGCCGCTCAGGCCAGCGGGCTTGAGCCCCTGTCGCCCGATGATGTCCGTTATTATCGCGCCGCGTTCGCCGCCGCTGATCGCGGGGATTTCGACTCCGCCGAAGCCGCCTTCGCCAACACCCGCGATCGCAGCCTGGCCGGGCGCCTGGCCTTCGCCAAGATCATGCACCCGACGCGCTATTCGGCCAGCTACGCGGAGCTGACCCGCTGGCTGGACAGTTACAGCGAAGAAGCCGGCGCCGACCGCGTCTACACCCTGGCCCTCAAGCGCAAGCCGAACGGCAAGCGCGTCGCCGCGCCGCCGGTACCCAGCTTGTTCATCGCCGACGAAAGCGGCCCGCCGCCGGCCGATAAGGGCCGTGCGGCCCGCGAGACCTACTATTCCGGCGACGTGAAACAGGCTCTTGCGCTGGCGATCGCCGGTGGCGAGCGCTGGATCGCCGGCCTTTCCGCGATCCGTTTGGGCGACGCCGCTCAAGCCCAGGCCTTCTTCGAGCAGGTCGCCGACGACGAACACGAAGACGAGTGGCTTCGGGCGGCGGGCGCCTTTTGGGCCGCCCGCGCGGCCAGCCAGCAAGGCCACGGCGGCCAGGCGCGCGATCTGCTGGTCAAGGCCGCCCAGGCGCCGCACACCTTCTACGGCATGATTGCAGGGCGCCAACTGGCGCTCGCGGGGGTCAGCGTTCCCGAGCCCCAGGAAGACCCCATCGCCACCCTGCTCTCGCGCGCGGCCTATACGGGCCCGAACACCGAGTCGCTGAACGCCTTGGTCACCGCCGATCCACGAGCCCGCCGCGCCGCCGCCCTGGCTCAGATCGGTCGCTGGCGCGAAGCGGGCCAGGAGCTCCGTGCGGGGCTTTCCCTGGCGGACACTGAATCCCTGCGCGCCGATTGGACGACCCTGGCCCTGGCGCTGAACGCCAAGGCGCCGCTGAACGCGGGACGTCCGGTGCGCCGTGTCGGGGGCGAGGACTATCCGCTGCCGCCTCTGGATCCGGTTGGCGGGTTCACCATCGACAAGGCGATGGTCTACGCTCTGGTTCGGCAGGAAAGCCGCTTCGATCCCCTCGCCGTCTCCAACGCCGGCGCCGTTGGGCTGATGCAGGTTCGCCCGGTGTCGGCCGCCGACGTGGTGGGGGACGACAAGCTGCGCACCGACAGCACCCCCTTGTTCGACCCGGCCTTCAACCTGCGGGCGGGACAGGACTACTTCACCTGGCTGATGGACCGTGGCCTCAAGAGCCCCGACGTCCTCCGGGCGGTGGCGGCCTATAATGGGGGTCCAGCCACCCTGAACCGCACTCTCGCCCAACTCGGCGCCGACTGCGACAGCCTGCTGCTGATCGAGAGCCTGCCGTTCAAGGAAACGCGCAACTACGTCGAGAAGGTCATGGCCAGCTACTGGACCTATCGCCGTCTGATGGGTGCGGAAAACAGGACGCTCGATGCGGTCGCCAGCGGCGCGCGGACGGTGGACTTCCGCCTCGACCCGCAGGTGGAGATGCCGACCACCATCGACCAGCTGATGGCGCAACTGCCCTAA
- a CDS encoding acyltransferase family protein: MRVYETGRRYEALDGLRGVAAVGVMLYHIGSWTGRPWLVPHGYLAVDFFFCLSGFVLAHAYGKREISWLGFMRQRLVRLWPLIALTMLGGAFVIIQNREAVPGWLALGLLMIPRVWVDDNGFSPLFPLNPPAWSLFFELAVGAAWFPLRRLGVLGHVLMVVLLAPVMLYVAHGMGGVLTGWDRGTFVISFLRTIFAFLLGWGCYRIQAFTTWTAPVWLLAFILGAVVCAPWTPLNWLYDLACVSVVFPLMVLAGRRDPSGLAGTLCRVGGAISYPLYALHWLGWELLLRGFRAVGGEGYPLGFALVAMAIIVAGAWAVLKLYDEPVRRRLRPLGA; encoded by the coding sequence TTGCGGGTCTACGAGACTGGGCGGCGGTACGAGGCCCTTGACGGCTTGCGCGGCGTCGCCGCCGTCGGCGTCATGCTCTACCACATCGGCAGTTGGACAGGCCGGCCGTGGCTTGTCCCGCACGGCTATCTGGCGGTCGACTTCTTCTTCTGCCTTTCAGGTTTCGTGCTGGCCCACGCCTACGGCAAGCGCGAGATCAGCTGGCTGGGCTTCATGCGCCAGAGGCTGGTGAGGTTATGGCCGCTGATCGCGCTGACCATGCTGGGCGGCGCTTTTGTGATTATCCAAAATCGGGAGGCTGTGCCGGGTTGGTTAGCGCTGGGCCTTTTGATGATCCCCCGCGTCTGGGTCGACGACAATGGCTTCTCGCCGCTCTTCCCCTTGAATCCGCCGGCTTGGTCGCTGTTCTTTGAGCTCGCGGTCGGCGCGGCCTGGTTTCCGCTGCGCCGGTTAGGCGTTCTGGGACATGTGCTGATGGTCGTGCTGCTTGCGCCGGTCATGCTTTATGTCGCCCACGGAATGGGTGGAGTTCTGACGGGGTGGGATCGCGGCACCTTCGTCATCAGCTTCCTGCGAACGATCTTCGCGTTCCTGCTTGGGTGGGGATGCTATCGCATTCAGGCCTTCACCACCTGGACGGCGCCTGTCTGGTTGCTGGCGTTCATTCTGGGCGCGGTGGTCTGCGCGCCCTGGACCCCGCTGAACTGGCTTTATGACCTAGCCTGCGTCAGCGTCGTCTTCCCGCTGATGGTGCTGGCGGGCCGTCGGGATCCCAGCGGTCTGGCCGGTACGTTATGTCGCGTGGGCGGCGCGATCTCGTATCCGCTGTACGCCCTCCATTGGCTGGGCTGGGAATTGCTCTTGCGAGGGTTCCGCGCGGTCGGCGGCGAGGGCTATCCCCTTGGCTTCGCCCTGGTGGCGATGGCGATCATCGTCGCGGGCGCCTGGGCTGTGCTCAAGCTCTATGACGAACCCGTTCGCCGTCGTCTGCGGCCCCTCGGCGCCTGA
- a CDS encoding tetratricopeptide repeat protein, whose translation MTRLKVLLACVSISALTACASAPGAVSMRGSVGQNYSLFDTRTSYGQFLAGQAALRDGASKQAATYFGTAAVLGEDPGVIAERSFTALLLSGEISRAAAAAPTEAGGAEAIRRLGVLTRVVEALALGKGKEAQALLKADPPGFPHQQAVALLSPWAAAAAGDREGAIVQPVLRNDKLVQYFGQQGQARLFERAKRYDEAETDYKALTSNAATASIFTLDYGAFLERRKRHDDAVALYDAALRVAPNDTGLQRARARAAARQTPPAMPTPRQGAAEVLVACAATFAGERQNQFALAYLRLALRLDPARDEAWVLVGDLLNQSDDHEGAIEAYGRVTPGSPHYASAQSKIAWAWNELGDKAKALEVARGAVTAAPNDRDAAVALADLLRVNSRWDESVAVLEPLIAREASAPDWRLLYLRAVALEQAGRWPEAERDLQAALKVNPDEPELLNFLGYSWIDRNERLAEALAMVEKAVAARPQSGAMLDSLGWAYFRLGDYKAAVEKLEAAVELEPGDPDVNGHLGDAYWKVGRFIEARFQWQRVLSLEPTDKQKVESEEKLKNGLGLSAPATKSTIAHN comes from the coding sequence ATGACGCGTCTCAAAGTCCTGCTCGCTTGCGTATCCATCTCCGCCCTGACCGCGTGCGCCTCCGCGCCGGGCGCGGTGTCGATGCGGGGCTCCGTCGGTCAGAACTATTCACTGTTCGACACGCGAACCTCGTACGGTCAATTCCTGGCGGGGCAGGCGGCGCTGCGCGATGGAGCCTCCAAGCAGGCGGCGACCTACTTCGGCACAGCTGCGGTGCTAGGCGAAGATCCTGGCGTGATCGCAGAACGCTCATTCACGGCGCTGCTTCTTTCCGGAGAGATTTCGCGCGCGGCCGCAGCGGCGCCCACCGAAGCCGGAGGCGCCGAAGCTATCCGACGGCTGGGCGTTCTCACCCGTGTTGTGGAGGCGTTGGCGCTCGGCAAGGGCAAGGAGGCGCAGGCGCTCCTGAAGGCCGATCCGCCCGGTTTCCCGCACCAGCAGGCCGTAGCTCTGCTTAGCCCCTGGGCCGCCGCCGCCGCCGGCGACCGCGAAGGCGCGATTGTCCAGCCGGTGCTGCGCAACGACAAGCTGGTGCAGTATTTCGGCCAGCAGGGACAGGCGCGGCTGTTCGAGCGGGCCAAGCGGTATGACGAAGCCGAGACCGACTACAAGGCCCTGACGTCCAACGCCGCGACGGCCAGCATCTTCACGCTCGACTACGGCGCGTTCTTGGAGCGTCGGAAGCGCCACGACGATGCGGTGGCTCTGTACGACGCCGCGCTTCGGGTCGCGCCGAACGATACCGGATTGCAACGCGCTCGAGCGCGGGCCGCCGCCCGCCAGACGCCGCCCGCCATGCCGACGCCGCGCCAGGGCGCGGCCGAGGTTCTGGTCGCCTGCGCGGCGACCTTCGCGGGCGAGCGGCAGAATCAGTTCGCGCTGGCCTACCTCAGGCTGGCTCTGCGGCTGGACCCGGCGCGCGACGAAGCCTGGGTGCTGGTCGGTGATCTGCTGAATCAAAGCGACGATCATGAAGGCGCGATCGAAGCCTATGGCCGTGTGACGCCGGGCTCGCCTCACTACGCCTCGGCGCAGAGCAAGATCGCTTGGGCCTGGAACGAGTTGGGCGATAAGGCCAAGGCGCTTGAGGTCGCGCGCGGAGCCGTGACGGCGGCGCCGAACGACCGCGACGCCGCCGTCGCTCTGGCCGACTTGCTGCGCGTCAACAGCCGTTGGGACGAGTCGGTTGCGGTGCTTGAGCCGCTGATCGCGCGGGAGGCGTCGGCGCCCGACTGGCGCCTCTTGTATCTGCGGGCGGTGGCGCTTGAGCAGGCCGGGCGTTGGCCGGAGGCGGAGCGGGACCTGCAGGCGGCGCTCAAGGTCAATCCGGATGAGCCTGAGCTGCTGAACTTCCTGGGCTATTCCTGGATCGACCGAAACGAGCGCCTGGCCGAGGCCCTGGCCATGGTCGAGAAGGCGGTCGCCGCTCGTCCGCAATCCGGCGCGATGCTGGACTCCTTGGGATGGGCTTATTTCCGCTTGGGTGATTACAAGGCTGCGGTAGAGAAGCTTGAGGCCGCCGTCGAGCTCGAGCCGGGTGATCCCGACGTCAACGGACACCTGGGCGACGCCTATTGGAAGGTCGGGCGCTTCATCGAAGCGCGGTTCCAGTGGCAACGCGTCCTGAGCCTGGAGCCGACGGACAAGCAGAAAGTCGAGTCCGAGGAAAAGCTGAAGAACGGGCTGGGCCTTTCCGCGCCGGCGACCAAGTCGACGATCGCCCACAACTGA
- a CDS encoding class I SAM-dependent methyltransferase, protein MIHPRSERKRPAFAVDALGQGAKAAAKATWWTATGGLARALTKPTQGAQTRHFAPTTPPPVPTRLRRAYLEAFEKDARDVAAGLYPALEDGPTRPSAALREAADFIADAFEVDQRRRRGDGVEVRGVADSSIYPNYYRQNFHFQSGGWFTAESARRYDAQVEALFSGTAAAMRRRGLSLLARHWRGRDHRDAKILDVACGSGAFLKDLKAAFPRAALAGLDLSEAYLAKARKRAGVGGVKAMAEALPFADSALDAVTCVYLFHELPPRVRPLVAASLARVVKPGGVVVLVDSVQPADTPGLARLLEAFPVYFHEPYYSSYAETDLANLFAEAGLRLLGEDRAFLTKALLFEKPPG, encoded by the coding sequence ATGATCCACCCTAGGAGCGAGCGCAAACGACCCGCCTTCGCGGTCGACGCTTTGGGGCAGGGCGCCAAGGCGGCGGCCAAGGCCACTTGGTGGACGGCGACGGGCGGCCTCGCTCGTGCTCTCACGAAACCAACACAAGGGGCGCAGACCCGGCATTTCGCCCCGACCACGCCGCCGCCCGTTCCCACGCGCCTGCGGCGCGCCTATCTCGAAGCCTTCGAGAAGGATGCGCGCGATGTCGCCGCCGGCCTGTACCCCGCCCTGGAGGATGGGCCAACCCGTCCTTCCGCAGCCTTGCGTGAGGCGGCGGACTTCATCGCCGACGCCTTCGAGGTCGACCAGCGCCGCCGTAGAGGAGATGGCGTCGAGGTGCGCGGCGTCGCGGATAGTTCAATCTATCCAAACTACTATCGGCAGAACTTCCATTTCCAGTCGGGCGGTTGGTTCACGGCGGAGAGCGCGCGGCGTTACGACGCCCAGGTCGAAGCGCTGTTCTCCGGCACGGCTGCGGCGATGCGACGTCGCGGTCTTTCGCTGCTGGCCCGACACTGGCGCGGCCGCGATCACCGCGACGCGAAAATTCTCGATGTCGCGTGCGGTTCGGGCGCTTTCCTCAAAGACTTGAAGGCGGCGTTTCCGCGTGCGGCTCTGGCGGGCCTGGACCTGTCCGAAGCCTATCTCGCCAAGGCCCGGAAGCGCGCTGGCGTCGGCGGCGTGAAGGCCATGGCCGAGGCCTTGCCGTTCGCCGATAGTGCATTGGACGCGGTGACCTGCGTCTATCTTTTCCACGAACTGCCCCCGCGCGTGCGCCCTCTGGTGGCCGCCAGCCTGGCGCGGGTCGTGAAGCCTGGCGGCGTGGTCGTTCTTGTCGACTCCGTTCAGCCGGCGGATACGCCGGGCCTTGCGCGGCTGTTGGAGGCTTTTCCCGTCTACTTCCACGAGCCCTACTACAGCAGCTACGCCGAGACCGACCTTGCCAATCTCTTCGCCGAGGCTGGATTGCGACTGCTCGGCGAGGACCGCGCCTTTCTCACCAAGGCCCTGTTGTTCGAGAAGCCGCCGGGCTGA